Proteins encoded by one window of Rubrobacter indicoceani:
- a CDS encoding glutathione S-transferase family protein, with protein MLVEGKWETGEFPKDEQGRFVRQKTAFRDRITADGSSGHPAEAGRYHLYISWACPWAHRTAILRKIKGLEDAISISSVEPFMGADGWTFSESGEFSDPLFGEGHLRDIYVKAAPDVTGRVTTPVLWDRETGEIVNNESREIIRMLDHEFIGLANDKDFCPPDLEPEVERVLDEIYEPINNGVYRSGFATTQAAYEEAVTELFDALDRWEDVLGEQRYLAGDRITEADWAMFATLVRFDAVYHGHFKCNIRRILDYPNLWGYLRELYQYPGVAETVRLDQIKTHYYSSHETVNPTRIVPLGPAIDFTTPHGREGR; from the coding sequence ATGCTGGTCGAAGGAAAGTGGGAGACGGGGGAGTTCCCGAAGGACGAGCAGGGGCGTTTCGTCCGGCAGAAGACGGCGTTTCGGGACCGCATAACCGCCGATGGTTCGAGCGGTCATCCGGCGGAGGCGGGGCGGTATCATCTGTACATCTCGTGGGCCTGTCCCTGGGCGCACCGGACGGCGATCCTGCGCAAGATAAAAGGCCTCGAAGATGCGATCTCCATCTCGAGCGTCGAGCCTTTCATGGGCGCGGACGGCTGGACTTTCTCCGAGAGCGGCGAGTTCTCGGACCCGCTCTTTGGCGAGGGACACCTCAGGGACATCTACGTGAAGGCCGCCCCGGACGTAACGGGGCGCGTAACGACGCCCGTCCTGTGGGACAGGGAGACCGGTGAGATCGTCAACAACGAGTCGCGGGAGATTATCCGGATGCTCGACCACGAGTTTATCGGCCTCGCCAACGATAAAGACTTCTGCCCGCCGGATCTGGAGCCCGAAGTCGAGCGCGTGCTCGATGAGATCTACGAACCGATAAACAACGGCGTCTACCGCTCCGGCTTCGCCACCACGCAGGCCGCCTACGAGGAGGCAGTAACGGAACTGTTCGACGCGCTGGACAGGTGGGAGGACGTGCTTGGCGAGCAGCGTTACCTTGCGGGCGACCGGATCACCGAGGCCGACTGGGCGATGTTCGCGACGCTCGTCAGGTTCGACGCGGTTTATCACGGTCACTTCAAGTGCAACATCCGACGCATCTTGGACTATCCGAACCTCTGGGGGTATCTCAGGGAGTTGTACCAGTACCCCGGCGTAGCGGAGACGGTCAGGCTGGATCAGATAAAAACCCACTATTACTCCTCGCACGAAACCGTCAACCCGACGCGCATCGTCCCGCTCGGGCCGGCCATAGACTTCACCACGCCGCACGGCAGGGAGGGGAGATAG
- a CDS encoding ABC transporter permease — translation MEGEVLRSGRGEEVGSASGFAGEDGEAPAFWSLDRSFRTLLSREVKRFTRVWTQTLLAPLLSSVLYVVVFGYGLGSRIEQVAGVPYLTFILPGLVLMSVITGSYGNTSTSLFDAKRDRYIDDILISPMTPLQITLAYVLGGTLRGLMVGLGTFALAVPLVGLPVEHPLLLLVSGLAASVIFASLGVMAGVLATRIDHIFFLSNIVIQPLAFLGGVFYSVESLPDPLRVVTYLNPVFYAVDSFRYAALGVSDVPAYPALAALILFAVLVFAATTELLRRGHNLRY, via the coding sequence TTGGAAGGTGAAGTTCTGAGGTCCGGTCGCGGCGAAGAGGTCGGTAGCGCGTCCGGCTTTGCGGGCGAAGATGGGGAGGCACCTGCGTTCTGGAGCCTAGACCGCTCCTTCCGCACGCTGCTCTCCCGCGAGGTAAAGCGGTTCACCAGGGTCTGGACCCAGACCCTGCTCGCCCCGCTCCTGTCGTCGGTGCTCTACGTCGTCGTTTTCGGCTACGGGCTCGGCAGCCGCATAGAGCAGGTCGCCGGTGTACCGTACCTGACCTTCATCCTCCCCGGCCTGGTCCTGATGAGCGTTATCACCGGCTCCTACGGCAACACCTCCACGAGCCTCTTCGACGCCAAACGTGACCGCTATATAGATGACATCCTTATCAGCCCGATGACACCGCTTCAGATAACCCTGGCCTACGTTCTCGGAGGGACCTTGCGGGGGTTGATGGTTGGTTTGGGCACCTTTGCCCTGGCCGTGCCCCTTGTCGGGCTCCCGGTCGAGCATCCTCTGCTGCTTCTGGTCTCCGGCCTGGCGGCGAGCGTGATCTTCGCCTCTCTGGGCGTGATGGCCGGGGTGCTCGCGACCCGCATAGACCATATCTTTTTCCTGAGCAACATCGTTATCCAGCCCCTCGCCTTTCTGGGCGGGGTGTTCTACTCGGTTGAGTCCCTGCCCGACCCGCTTCGGGTCGTCACCTACCTGAACCCCGTCTTCTACGCCGTTGACTCTTTCCGCTACGCCGCCCTCGGCGTCTCCGATGTCCCGGCGTACCCGGCCCTGGCCGCCCTGATCCTCTTTGCAGTTCTTGTGTTCGCGGCGACGACGGAGCTGCTGAGGCGCGGGCACAACCTGCGATACTGA
- the rapZ gene encoding RNase adapter RapZ, whose translation MSDGTTRVSEPAQRTGRQVVIITGLSGAGKSNALHAFEDAGYFCIDNLPPRMVRSVLATSDAEQGPEGIVVVMDIRGRRYFGSELEESLESFGVESGWNRKVIFIDSDEPTLVRRYKESRRPHPNAKDGDVLGAIRSERTYLSGLRERADLVVDTSGYTAADARLRFKKLAESLTSKLTVSIFSFGFKHGAPLDADMLLDTRFLANPHYDPELRPLTGHDERVREAVLKQPDGEEFLGKTCDLLNFLLPRYAAEGKTYFTLGVGCTGGRHRSVAITEELARCLRDSDSDAEIFVRHRDLDRR comes from the coding sequence ATGAGCGACGGGACGACGCGGGTTTCCGAGCCTGCGCAGAGAACCGGACGCCAGGTCGTCATCATCACCGGCCTCTCCGGGGCCGGGAAATCCAACGCCCTCCACGCCTTTGAAGACGCCGGGTACTTCTGCATAGACAACCTCCCGCCGCGCATGGTCCGGTCGGTTCTCGCCACCTCGGATGCCGAGCAAGGGCCGGAGGGGATAGTCGTCGTGATGGACATTCGCGGTCGGCGGTACTTCGGGTCGGAGCTGGAGGAGAGCCTCGAATCCTTCGGCGTCGAGAGCGGCTGGAACCGGAAGGTGATCTTCATAGACTCCGACGAACCGACCCTTGTCCGTCGCTATAAGGAGAGCCGTCGCCCGCACCCGAACGCAAAGGACGGCGACGTGCTCGGGGCGATACGCTCCGAACGCACCTACCTCTCCGGGCTCCGCGAGCGCGCCGACCTCGTCGTGGACACCTCCGGCTACACCGCCGCCGACGCCCGGCTCCGCTTTAAAAAGCTCGCCGAATCCCTTACCTCGAAGTTGACGGTCAGCATCTTCTCCTTCGGGTTCAAACACGGTGCGCCGCTCGACGCGGACATGCTCCTCGACACCCGCTTTCTCGCCAACCCACACTACGACCCCGAACTCAGGCCGCTCACCGGGCACGACGAACGCGTCCGGGAGGCCGTACTCAAGCAGCCCGACGGAGAGGAATTCCTGGGGAAGACCTGCGATCTCCTGAACTTTCTTCTGCCCCGCTACGCCGCCGAAGGCAAGACGTACTTCACGCTCGGCGTTGGCTGCACCGGCGGTCGGCACCGCTCCGTCGCCATCACCGAAGAACTCGCCCGCTGCCTCCGCGACTCGGACTCCGACGCCGAGATATTCGTCCGGCACCGCGACCTCGACCGGCGCTAG
- a CDS encoding gluconeogenesis factor YvcK family protein, whose product MAFGGGTGLPVLLRGLRDRVSDLAAVVTVADDGGSSGRLRQELGVAPPGDVRNCLVALAGRQRLAEVFDYRFEAGEEMRDHAVGNIIIAALADMSGSFEEGVERAARFLRVKGRVYPAATESLTLVVRYADGTVTRGESIVHETKKQVASVSVEPEGTPAPDGVIEAIRRADLIALSPGSLFTSTIPSLLGSGVREALSGFSGPVVYAANVMTQAGETGGFSVADHVRAVGDHVGLAITDVLVHEGDFSDELLERYRAEDATPTVVDRDELEALGVRLYGADLLSDDNPAGIRHDPDKLAEEVLKAGLVRS is encoded by the coding sequence GTGGCTTTCGGGGGCGGAACAGGCCTTCCGGTGCTTTTGCGCGGGCTGCGGGATCGCGTCTCGGACCTGGCCGCGGTGGTGACGGTCGCGGATGACGGCGGCTCCAGCGGTCGGCTGCGCCAGGAGCTCGGGGTCGCGCCGCCGGGGGACGTTCGCAACTGTCTTGTTGCTCTGGCCGGGCGACAGAGGCTTGCCGAGGTCTTTGATTACCGCTTCGAGGCGGGGGAGGAGATGCGCGACCACGCCGTCGGGAACATCATCATCGCCGCGCTCGCGGATATGTCCGGCTCTTTTGAGGAGGGCGTCGAGCGGGCCGCCCGCTTTCTGCGCGTGAAGGGCCGCGTCTATCCCGCCGCCACCGAGAGCCTGACGCTCGTCGTACGCTACGCCGACGGGACGGTTACGCGCGGCGAGTCCATAGTCCACGAGACGAAAAAGCAGGTCGCAAGCGTCTCCGTCGAGCCGGAAGGGACACCCGCGCCGGATGGGGTGATAGAGGCCATTCGGCGCGCCGACCTTATCGCCCTGAGCCCGGGGAGCCTGTTTACGAGCACCATCCCGTCGCTTCTCGGCTCCGGGGTGCGGGAGGCTTTGTCCGGTTTCTCCGGGCCGGTCGTCTACGCGGCGAACGTGATGACGCAGGCCGGGGAGACGGGGGGGTTCTCGGTCGCCGACCACGTCCGGGCCGTGGGGGATCATGTCGGCCTCGCCATCACGGACGTTCTTGTCCACGAGGGCGACTTCTCCGATGAGCTCCTTGAACGCTACCGGGCCGAAGACGCGACCCCGACCGTTGTAGACAGAGACGAACTCGAAGCTCTGGGGGTCCGGCTGTACGGCGCGGATCTGCTCTCCGACGACAACCCCGCCGGAATCCGTCACGACCCCGATAAGCTCGCGGAGGAGGTCTTGAAAGCTGGTCTCGTTCGCAGCTGA
- the uvrC gene encoding excinuclease ABC subunit UvrC, which produces MPKGLYPDRSHLPTSPGVYIFRDADEKVIYVGKAKNLRSRVANYFTKSGDGRPKIAELRERVEDIDFISTKSETEALVLEANLIKRHRPRFNASLRDDKSYPYIVVTTGDEYPRVFSSRGNRDPRHRYFGPFPSAGSVHATLDVLNKTFPFRKCRGPEPGRRSGVPCLNYHIGRSVAPCVGAVTKEEYDGIIADVIAFLEGRVDGLIRDREAQMKTAAREMDFERAAKLRDELAALQTVRERQQATIASEESFDAFGAYVEGETACVQVFAVRDGQVTGRDSFLLDNYGEVGAEAVALSFIPQFYDTARVPREVLVASTDEEALAPISEHLTGLRGTKVDIRRPQRGDKRRIMELAQRNAEMSLEHERTLDEARRNQVASTLDNLQEELALPKLPLRIECYDISNTMGTNSVASMVVFQGGRPAKSEYRKFRIRTVEGADDFASMAEVIRRRLERLNEGDEKFMPAPDLLVLDGGKGQLSAVIPVMAELDPNGDIPLRSLAKRDEEVFEPGKPEPVMLERNSPELRLLQRVRDEAHRFANTYHKKLRGKAMTASVLDELPGVGPSRKKKILDHFGTPDAFMNASVEELEEVLPGRVARQVHARIHR; this is translated from the coding sequence ATGCCAAAAGGTCTCTACCCCGACCGTTCTCACCTCCCGACCTCGCCCGGCGTGTACATCTTCCGGGACGCCGACGAGAAGGTGATCTACGTCGGAAAAGCAAAGAACCTCCGCTCCCGCGTCGCCAACTACTTCACGAAGTCCGGCGACGGCAGACCGAAGATAGCCGAGCTGCGCGAGCGCGTCGAGGATATAGATTTCATCTCCACCAAGAGCGAGACGGAAGCCCTCGTCCTTGAAGCGAACCTTATAAAACGCCACCGCCCGCGCTTCAACGCCTCGCTGCGAGACGATAAATCGTACCCGTACATCGTGGTGACGACGGGCGATGAGTACCCCCGGGTGTTTTCGTCGCGGGGTAACCGCGACCCGCGCCACCGATACTTCGGACCGTTCCCGTCGGCGGGTTCGGTGCATGCGACGCTCGACGTTCTGAACAAGACGTTCCCGTTCAGGAAGTGCCGGGGGCCGGAGCCGGGGCGCAGAAGCGGCGTTCCGTGCCTGAACTACCACATCGGGCGTTCGGTCGCGCCGTGCGTCGGGGCGGTTACGAAAGAGGAGTACGACGGGATAATCGCGGATGTCATCGCGTTTCTTGAGGGGCGGGTTGATGGTTTGATCCGCGACCGCGAAGCTCAGATGAAGACCGCCGCAAGGGAGATGGACTTCGAGCGGGCGGCGAAGCTCCGCGACGAACTGGCCGCCCTTCAGACGGTGCGCGAGCGGCAGCAGGCGACCATCGCCTCGGAGGAATCGTTCGACGCCTTCGGGGCGTACGTCGAGGGTGAGACGGCGTGCGTGCAGGTCTTTGCGGTGCGCGACGGACAGGTGACGGGCCGCGACTCGTTTCTGCTCGACAACTACGGCGAGGTCGGGGCGGAGGCGGTCGCCCTCTCGTTTATCCCGCAGTTCTACGACACGGCCCGAGTCCCGAGGGAAGTCCTTGTCGCCTCGACGGACGAGGAGGCTCTGGCTCCGATCTCGGAGCATCTAACCGGGTTGCGCGGCACGAAGGTGGACATACGAAGGCCACAGCGCGGCGACAAGCGGCGCATCATGGAGCTGGCGCAGAGAAACGCCGAGATGAGCCTTGAGCACGAACGGACGCTCGATGAGGCGCGGCGCAACCAGGTCGCCTCCACGCTGGACAACCTGCAGGAAGAGCTCGCGCTGCCGAAGCTGCCCCTGCGCATCGAGTGCTACGACATCTCGAACACGATGGGGACGAACTCAGTCGCCTCGATGGTCGTGTTTCAGGGGGGGCGCCCGGCCAAGAGTGAGTACCGGAAGTTCAGGATCAGGACCGTCGAAGGGGCGGACGACTTCGCGAGCATGGCCGAGGTGATCCGCCGCCGCCTGGAACGCCTCAACGAGGGCGACGAGAAGTTCATGCCCGCCCCGGATCTGCTTGTACTGGATGGCGGGAAGGGTCAGTTGTCGGCGGTCATCCCGGTTATGGCGGAGCTGGACCCGAACGGAGATATTCCGCTCCGGTCTCTGGCGAAGCGAGACGAGGAGGTCTTCGAGCCGGGCAAGCCCGAGCCTGTCATGCTGGAGCGGAACTCCCCGGAGCTTCGGCTGCTCCAGCGGGTGCGCGACGAGGCGCACCGCTTCGCCAACACCTACCACAAGAAGCTGCGCGGCAAGGCGATGACGGCCTCGGTGCTGGACGAGCTGCCCGGCGTCGGTCCGTCCCGCAAAAAGAAGATCCTCGACCACTTCGGAACCCCGGACGCCTTTATGAACGCTTCGGTCGAGGAACTGGAAGAAGTTCTGCCCGGAAGGGTCGCAAGACAGGTCCACGCCCGAATACACAGGTAG
- a CDS encoding ECF transporter S component, protein MAKNDASGRNGQNPTESEGIAPKYRRSFGCVTWIYMATLAFLAVISLLLMPLWFFGDWNLFSLIEAPTLAAVILFLPALVGAAVLGARTYRSEKRVATKNGTYIGTIIGWLGYAFIVYLEVQQTGGSVLANLYLPLAFASSVLILYALFSKDNEKGRRAVIVSAGLALVAGLVVLILGGTGLVVIGAIVSTVAGAAAGWTAGFGYARAGGAEMLPPGVTEKPRQPRGNRRPRNAG, encoded by the coding sequence GTGGCAAAGAACGATGCATCCGGCAGAAACGGGCAGAACCCGACCGAGAGCGAAGGCATAGCCCCGAAGTACCGGCGGTCGTTCGGGTGCGTTACCTGGATCTACATGGCGACGCTGGCGTTTCTGGCGGTTATCTCCCTGCTGCTCATGCCGCTCTGGTTTTTCGGGGACTGGAACCTGTTCTCCCTGATCGAAGCCCCGACCCTTGCGGCGGTGATCCTCTTTCTCCCCGCCCTTGTCGGAGCAGCGGTTCTGGGCGCGAGAACGTACCGCTCGGAGAAAAGGGTCGCCACAAAGAACGGTACGTACATCGGGACGATCATCGGCTGGCTCGGCTACGCTTTTATCGTCTACCTGGAGGTTCAGCAGACGGGGGGCAGCGTCCTTGCGAACCTGTACCTGCCGCTTGCCTTCGCGTCGTCTGTTCTGATCCTCTACGCTCTTTTCTCGAAGGACAACGAGAAGGGTCGGAGAGCGGTTATCGTATCGGCTGGGCTTGCGCTCGTCGCCGGGCTTGTCGTCCTGATACTCGGCGGAACCGGGCTCGTCGTCATCGGAGCGATAGTCTCGACCGTCGCCGGGGCCGCGGCCGGATGGACCGCCGGCTTCGGCTACGCTCGCGCCGGAGGGGCCGAGATGCTCCCGCCCGGCGTTACCGAGAAACCGCGCCAGCCCCGGGGAAACCGCAGACCGCGCAACGCCGGGTAG
- a CDS encoding lysyl oxidase family protein — translation MRQVIIAAVIAAGALLFATAASPATGSDPEPSRIPAASDVLPDIGMAHLGNFRVQYTGGKRLLRFDSVVVNTGPGRFEVRGSRPNSGASTMTVSQHVYNSSGGRRILPTDATMYFGGDGHNHWHVRDLESFDLKRVKNNRALRAGAKHGFCFYDNYRFGSRLSPYYTHCGDNTDLVVTMGLSRGWGDIYPYTLPDQYVDITGLPDGRYRMVGTADEANWFRESNEANNITSVNLKISGGSVRVLKYGPGARPVS, via the coding sequence ATGAGACAGGTTATCATCGCCGCAGTAATCGCTGCCGGCGCGCTGCTGTTTGCAACCGCAGCATCTCCGGCGACCGGAAGCGATCCCGAACCCTCCCGGATCCCGGCGGCCTCCGACGTGCTGCCCGATATCGGCATGGCGCACCTCGGGAACTTCAGGGTCCAGTACACGGGCGGCAAGCGCCTTTTGCGCTTTGACTCGGTCGTCGTAAACACGGGGCCGGGCCGCTTCGAGGTTCGCGGAAGCCGCCCGAACTCCGGTGCGTCCACCATGACCGTAAGCCAGCACGTCTACAATTCGTCTGGGGGACGGCGCATCCTGCCGACCGACGCCACCATGTACTTCGGCGGCGACGGCCACAACCACTGGCATGTCCGCGACCTCGAAAGCTTCGACCTGAAGCGGGTCAAGAACAACAGGGCCCTGCGCGCCGGAGCGAAGCACGGTTTCTGCTTCTACGACAACTACCGCTTCGGCTCCCGCCTCTCCCCGTACTACACCCACTGCGGGGACAACACCGACCTCGTTGTTACGATGGGGCTTTCGCGGGGCTGGGGGGATATCTACCCCTACACCCTCCCCGACCAGTACGTAGACATAACCGGGCTGCCGGACGGACGCTACCGGATGGTCGGGACCGCCGATGAGGCGAACTGGTTCCGCGAGAGCAACGAGGCCAACAACATTACCTCGGTCAACCTCAAGATCTCCGGCGGCTCGGTTCGGGTTCTGAAGTACGGCCCTGGCGCCCGCCCCGTGTCGTAG